The genomic segment ACCGGGGCCAGGGTGGATATTAGCCCGAAACAGCTGGGCTATGACGTCTGCTGTTTTATCGGCATTATTCTTAAGAGCGCCAAGGATTACCCCTCCGCGCTCAAGAAGCTGGACGCGCTGGACGAAGTGGTGGAAGCCTATTACACCACCGGCCATTACAGCATCTTTATTAAAGTAATGTGCCGCTCCATTTATGCCCTGCAACAGGTACTTATCAACAAGATCCAGACCATCGACGAGATCCAATCTACCGAAACCC from the Candidatus Sodalis pierantonius str. SOPE genome contains:
- the asnC gene encoding transcriptional regulator AsnC produces the protein MAETYQLDALDRAILQALMANARTAYAELAKQLNVSPGTVHVRVEKMKQAGIITGARVDISPKQLGYDVCCFIGIILKSAKDYPSALKKLDALDEVVEAYYTTGHYSIFIKVMCRSIYALQQVLINKIQTIDEIQSTETLISLQNPISRTIVP